The Vibrio syngnathi DNA window TGAGAATCACTCTCTAAACAAAACAGGCGGTAGATATAATACCAATCACAGTAAGTGTTCAGTAGTAGCGCTGGAAAAAAGCTTGAGAACAAGGCAGCTCTATCCGACAAAGAGTTCTGATAAGTAGTTATTCTACAATCAAAAATTCTAACGAAGTTATCGAGGTTTTTAACAAGCTAGGATGACCAGTTATTTACTACGATTGGTATAACAATGTGCCGATTAAATCAGCACATTATTCAAACGTTTGGACGTATTATTAACCTAAACGGTAGTTAGGTGCTTCTTTCGTGATTTGAACATCGTGTACGTGAGATTCTTTCATGCCCGCACCAGAGATACGAACAAACTCAGCTTTAGTACGCATGTCTTCAACAGTTGCAGAACCTGTTAGGCCCATGCTTGAGCGTAGACCGCCCATCTGTTGGTGAACGATCTCTTTTAGACGACCTTTGTATGCGATACGACCTTCAATACCTTCTGGAACAAGCTTGTCTGCAGCGTTGTCAGATTGGAAGTAACGGTCAGAAGAACCTTGAGACATAGCCCCAAGAGAACCCATACCACGGTAAGACTTGTAAGAACGACCGTTGTAAAGGATAACTTCACCCGGTGCTTCTTCAGTACCCGCGAACATTGAACCAACCATCACACAAGATGCGCCAGCAACGATAGCTTTACAGATATCGCCAGAGAAGCGGATGCCGCCATCTGCGATGACTGGAATACCGTATTCGTTTGCTACTTCAGCTGCGTCTGCAATTGCTGTTACTTGAGGAACACCAACACCAGTAACTATACGAGTTGTACAGATTGAACCCGGGCCGATACCTACTTTAACCGCACTAACACCCGCTTCAATAAGAGCACGAGCGCCAGAGCCAGTTGCTACGTTACCACCGATGATTTGTAGATCAGGGTATGCTGCGCGTGTGTCGCGGATACGGTTAAGTACGCCTTCAGAGTGACCGTGTGAAGAGTCGATAAGTAGAACGTCTACGCCAGCTTCAACTAGAGCAGCAACGCGCTCTTCGTTACCTGCACCAGCACCAACAGCAGCACCTACGCGTAGGCTGCCGCGCTCATCTTTACAAGCGTTTGGTTTACGTTCTGCTTTATGGAAATCTTTCGCAGTGATCATTCCAGTTAGTTGGAAGTCATCATTTACAACAAGAACTTTTTCAACACGCGCTTCATGCATTTTCTCTTGAACTTCTTCACGAGTTGCACCTTCTTTAACAGAAGCAAGGCGAGCTTTAGGCGTCATTACTACGTCAACTTTCTTAGAAAGGTCAGTAACAAAGCGAACGTCACGGCCAGTAATAATACCAACAAGTTCGTTTGTTTCAGTAACAACAGGGAAACCGGCGAAGCCGTGTTTTTGAGTAAGAGCTACAACATCAGCGATTGTCGCGTCAGGGTTTACAGTAACAGGGTGAGAAACCACACCTGCTTCGTAAATTTTAACCTGGCGAACCATTTCAGCTTGCTGTTCAATAGACATGTTCTTATGAATGAAGCCTATTCCGCCTTCTTGTGCCAGTGCAATCGCTAGGCGAGCTTCTGTCACAGTATCCATCGATGCAGAGATCATTGGGATGTTTAGGGAAATATTCTTCGTCAGCTGAGTGCGAAGATCAGCTGTATTAGGGAGAACGGTGGAGTGTGCTGGCACTAGCAGTACGTCGTCGAATGTCAGCGCTTCTTTGGCAATTCTTAGCATTTGCAATATCTCACAATAATAGGAGTAAAAAGAAACAATCCAATCTCATCGTTTCGCCTAATGAGGGCAGCCAATTAAGGAAAATCAAACTGCATTTGGATTAGATATTGCGGACGGATTATACGGCCAACGAAATCGCTTGGCTACACATTTTTATACTTTTAATTTGCATTTACCCCCTTGCTATGTATTATATTGCCGCTATCTTCCATACTCACGCCCAGTGAGATTCCAAGAGAAAGACCTTCCTTCAAGGATAGATAGCGCTTCTATGACCAATCCAAACATCTTTACTGTTTCTCGCCTCAATTCAGAGGTTCGTCTCCTATTAGAAAACGAAATGGGAATAGTCTGGCTCGTTGGTGAAATCTCAAATTTCTCTGCACCTGTCTCTGGTCACTGGTACCTCACGCTTAAAGACTCTCGCGCTCAAGTTAAGTGCGCTATGTTTCGTGGCAATAACCGCCGTGTAACGTTTAAGCCTCAGAACGGTAATCAAGTTCTAGTCAAAGCTCGTCTTTCTCTTTATGAGCCACGTGGTGACTATCAACTGATCATCGAAAGCATGCAGCCAGAAGGTGACGGTAAGCTTCAGCAAGAGTTTGAAAAACTGAAGATGAATTTGGCAGCGGAAGGCTTATTTGCTCAGTCCAGTAAACAAATACTTCCAGAACATCCTAAGTGCGTTGGCGTTATCACCTCTAAAACAGGCGCAGCCCTCTTCGATATTCTCGATGTACTGAAAAGACGCGATCCTTCATTGCCAGTTGTGGTTTACCCAACCATGGTTCAGGGCGAAGACGCGGCGATTCAGATTGCTCAAGCAATTGGGCGTGCCAATGAACGCAATGAGTGTGATGTATTGATCGTTGGCCGTGGTGGCGGTTCGTTGGAAGATCTATGGTGCTTCAATAACGAGATTGTAGCTCGCACCATTGCAGCAAGCCAGATCCCGATTA harbors:
- the xseA gene encoding exodeoxyribonuclease VII large subunit, producing the protein MTNPNIFTVSRLNSEVRLLLENEMGIVWLVGEISNFSAPVSGHWYLTLKDSRAQVKCAMFRGNNRRVTFKPQNGNQVLVKARLSLYEPRGDYQLIIESMQPEGDGKLQQEFEKLKMNLAAEGLFAQSSKQILPEHPKCVGVITSKTGAALFDILDVLKRRDPSLPVVVYPTMVQGEDAAIQIAQAIGRANERNECDVLIVGRGGGSLEDLWCFNNEIVARTIAASQIPIISAVGHEIDVTIADFVADMRAPTPSAAAELVSRDNSHKEQAYASKRARLVSAIRHVLIKQAQSTQTLKYRLEKQHPSYQLQKQSQQLDDLDMRLRRGMTQYLKQHAQRVERKQHQLQLNSPVKRLGEQKLHLQRSEQKLLDAMDKTLLTTRHQLAMAAEKLETVSPLATLKRGYSITHSASSKTVSSINDVEVGEVITTQVEDGVIESQVTTRVAKSEL
- the guaB gene encoding IMP dehydrogenase; amino-acid sequence: MLRIAKEALTFDDVLLVPAHSTVLPNTADLRTQLTKNISLNIPMISASMDTVTEARLAIALAQEGGIGFIHKNMSIEQQAEMVRQVKIYEAGVVSHPVTVNPDATIADVVALTQKHGFAGFPVVTETNELVGIITGRDVRFVTDLSKKVDVVMTPKARLASVKEGATREEVQEKMHEARVEKVLVVNDDFQLTGMITAKDFHKAERKPNACKDERGSLRVGAAVGAGAGNEERVAALVEAGVDVLLIDSSHGHSEGVLNRIRDTRAAYPDLQIIGGNVATGSGARALIEAGVSAVKVGIGPGSICTTRIVTGVGVPQVTAIADAAEVANEYGIPVIADGGIRFSGDICKAIVAGASCVMVGSMFAGTEEAPGEVILYNGRSYKSYRGMGSLGAMSQGSSDRYFQSDNAADKLVPEGIEGRIAYKGRLKEIVHQQMGGLRSSMGLTGSATVEDMRTKAEFVRISGAGMKESHVHDVQITKEAPNYRLG